Part of the Nycticebus coucang isolate mNycCou1 chromosome 22, mNycCou1.pri, whole genome shotgun sequence genome, gtccaataaatatttgtcagatatgtgaatgaatgaataaactgaaGCACTGTACACATCGTATTCTCTTCCTGAAAAATCATACAGCACATTACCACACTTTAAAAACCCCTGaatatggcggcgcctgtggctcagtcggtaaggcgccggccccatataccgagggtggtgggttcaaacccggccccggccaaactgcaaccaaaaaatagccgggcgttgtggcgggcgcctgtagtcccagcgactcgggaggctgaggcaagagaatcgcttaagcccaggagttagaggttgctgtgagctgtgtgaggccacggcactctaccgagggccataaagtgagactctgtctctacaaaaaaaaaaaaaaaaaaaaaaaaaaaaaaaaaaccctgaataggaAACATAGTTAACATagcattttcaaaatgatttcacaatagaaacatttttaaagtggtAATACATAGTAATCATTCCATAGACCTGGTATCTTGAAGGACAGGTTGTAGGAAACATTTTTCTCAAATACATACCCTCATTTATGTTATAGATGGTCAAGGTTTTACACCCAAAACATACCCTGGACTCCACTACAGAGTTCTCCCAGAAATGGGACCTAAGTGTGGATGATTACTCAGAAGAGAACTTTCTTTGGCTCTGGCCAACTCTTTGATCTAGAAAGCCAGAGTTATAGAAAGGGTGATCAATAGGCTAGAATGCCCAGGGAAGATAAATCACAATCTTGGGTCCTATACTACTAACACTGAATATGCAGTCTTCTCGTTGGTAAAATAGTGACAGCACCACTCATGATAGCAACATTTTAGGACTGTGGGAGTGATGTGGGCTTTGGAGTCAAAAAATTCTCTGCCATTTATTAGCTGAGCAATATTAGGCGAACTATATTGATTCATTAAACTTCAGTTTCCCCTCATGTGAAGTGGAAATTCAATGCTTCTTCTTTGGCGTTATTGATAGGCTTGAATGAGATAAGAAAATTGCTTATattctggggttttgtttttttttgagacagagtctcattattgtATTCTTGATAAATAATAGCTGTGATTATTCTCTACCAGAATAGAATGCAAACTTCACAAAGacaggtatttttgtttgttggtgaATTCCCAACACTTAGAACAATGCCTAAGAGGAAgtgctcaaaaatatttgttaactgTTAAATGATTTGTTGCTGCCATTAAGACATtttccagctcttttttttttttttttagagatggaatcttcactttatcgccctcagtagagtgctatggcatcacagctcacagcaacctccagctcttgggcttaggcgattctcttgcctcagcctccctagtagctgggactataggcacctgccacaacacctggctatttttttgttgcagtttggctggggtctactcactgagccacaggtcccgTCCCATCTTACAGCTCTTAAACTGTTATGAAGTTATAAACCTACACAAAAGGAACTTAAAATACCAGAgggggaggtttttttttttttttttgacagagtttcacttgtcaccctcagtagagtaccctggcatcataactcacagcaacctcaaacttttgggctcaagcaattctcttgcctcagcctcccaggtagctgggactataggcaaccgccacaatgcccagctatttttagagatgaggtctcactctggctcaggcttaaacctgtgagctcaggcaatccacccaccttggcctcccagaatggtaggatttacaggcatgagccaccatgcccggccccctAAAAAGTTTTCAATGAGATGGAGACCCAAGACAGGAAGAAGGTTTGGTCAGGAGTCTTCACTTCCCACATGGAAAAAAACCCATCAAGGATGAAGAATCAATTACATTGTAAGTGATGCGTCCTTTCCTGAAGCATCTTCTCCATGAATGCAACTTAACGAGGCTGTGAACTCCATTTGAGTTCTTCTAGGAATCTGGGAATAGGCTTGTAAAAGGCAGCCCAGgagaatactttttctttctttttgagacagagtctcagtcaccctcagtagaatgctgtggtgtggtagctcatagcatcctgggctccagtgatccttctgcctcagcttcctgaatagctgggactacaggcacctgccacagcacccggctaattttttttcctatttttagtagagacagggtctcactcttgctcaggctggtcttcaactcctgagctcaagtagtccacctgccgcgggctcccagaatgctagaattacaggcgtgagccactgtgcccagccactattttaacaatgttcaggacggcacctgtggctcagtgggtaggatgctggccccatataccaagagtggtgggttcgaacccggctccagccaaactgcaacaaagaaatagctgggtgttgtggtggcaggaacccgtagtctcagctactggggaggctgaggcaagagaatcgcccaagcccaagagctggaggttgctgtgagccgtgatgccacagcactctaccaagggtgacaaagtgagactctgtctctaaaaaaaaaaaacaatgttcatTATTTCAATTAAAGCCTATTCAGGAAACTTTCTTGGGTGACTTCTTTGGGCCCTGGGTACTAGAAAAATGTGGGGGAAACATGTAGAGTTAAAAAACACATTAAGGTAACATTCCTCAGGGAGCAAATGATCCAATAGTTTCTAGATTATAGAGACAAGCAATAACTATACTATCAGTAATAAATTACATTATTAAGAACTAActacaggggcagcacctgtagctgaaaggagtagggctctggccccatacgccggaggtggtgggttcaaacccagccatggccaaaaactgaaaaaaaaaaaaaaagaaagaactaactATATGTCAAGCACTagtttacacttgatcttagccaaaaggctgagaagtgatatGTCATATATTATTTCAAAGGTTTTGTCTACATGATCTTACTTCATACTTACAGCATGTCTGAGAGCTAAGTATCATCATTATTCCCACtggacagaggaagaaactgaagcacataGGGGTTAAGGAAGTTGCCCCAGGTCACAGAGCTGTAGATAGTAGAGCTGACTTGAAACCAAGGTAACCTGACTCCAATGCCTGTGTACCTATGAAAAGTGCTaacaggctgggcagggtggctcacacctgtaatcccagcactctgggaggccaaggtggatggatcacttgagctcacaagtttgagaccagcctgagcaagaatgagacctgtcttaaaaaaaaaaagaaaaattagccaggcattgtggtaggtgcctgtagtcccagctgcttgggaggctgaggcgagaggatagcttgagctcaagagtttgaggttgctgtaagctatgatgccatggcactctactgggggcaagaaagtaagactttgtttcaataaataaataaaatgcggCTCGGGGCCtgtaaggcactagccacatacgcctgagctgcgggttcaaatctagcctgggcccatcaaacaacaatgacagctgcaaccaaaaaatagctgggcattgtggcaggcacttatagccctagctacttgggaggtggaggcaggggaattgcttgagcccaggagttgaaggttgctgtgagctgtgattccatggcactctacccagggcaacagcttgaggctctgtctcgaaaaaaaaaaaaatgctagtaattaagaaaataatttgaaaacagaGATTTGTCTCTATTATATTCTGGTACtctttggcttaaaaaaaattatctcactactcgggaggctgaggcaagagaatcgcttaagcccaggagttggaggttgctgtgagctgtgtgaggccacggcactctaccgagggccataaagtgagaccctgtctctacaaaaaaaaaaaaaaaaaaaaaaaaaattgtctcagtgggcacagtggctcacgcctgtaaccctagcattctgggaggctaaggtgggtggattgcctgagctcataggtttgagaccagtctaagcaagtgCGAGACtctgttcctaaaaaaaaaaaatagccaggcattgtggcaggcacctgtagtcccagctacttgggaggctgaggcaagaagatagcttgatcccaagagtttgagattgctgtgagctatgataccatggcactttattgagggtgacaaagtgagactctgtctcaaaacgaaacaaaacagaaaaaccaaagaaattaTCTCCTCTTTCCTCACCCTCTATCACCTTATGGTAGATTTACCCATTTTTCTGAAAGGGAGCTTGAGACGCACACATCACTCTCACAGAATCATGCATTACTGGAAATGCTTCTCTTTAGTGTTCAAAAGTGTCTGCAATTTGTCTCAAGTGTGTCAGTGTTCCTAGGGTGGGGGACTGAGGAGAATCAGGCTTTCTGGGAAGGACTTGGATGTGGGAACTCAAGAAGCCATTGTCAAAGCTGTGAGCTGGCAGCCTAGAGAGCGTGGCTTGATTCAGCACCGTGGACAGAGTTACCGACGCCCTCAGGACCCTGGACAGAGAATCTGGTCGCGCCTGCCGCGGGAACTGAACATCCCTTGAAAACCGACCAAACGAAGCCTGCGCGCTCAacttcttccctcttttcttcacACAGACCTCAGCCATCTGTTCCTAAATCTTTGTTACAGAAGTACAGGGAGTACCTGATTACATTTTAAGGGCGCTAGAATGGGGGCGGGAAGACTCTCAGGTGGGGacaattatgtaaataaaaatcgGCTTTGGCGGATGTACTAGGAAAAGTATTGAAAGATCTAAATTAGGATGCTCAGTTGGGAGTGGGGCACTGCTAATAATATTTgttaaccatatatatatatatattttaggctGAGTAGTAAAGGGCCATAGTTGTCCTCTTTATCCCCCAAAGTCCTCTCTCTCGTTTCTTACACTCAAGTTTTAGTATCCTGGAGGGCACTCCATAGGAAAGAAAGGGAGATAATTTCTCCCGTCTCTTGCTCTACTCCCCGTCTACCCACACTCATCTCTCCCTCTAAAACACACACGTGTGTGCGcccgcacgcgcacacacacacacacacagctgcagCAAGAGAAGCTCAAGAGGTTCTGCAGGCTTGGTGGCAAGACTGAATTCAGAGCGAGCTGATGCCCCCGAAAGCAGGCTCTGTCCCTTTAAATGGGTTGTAGCGGTGGGGGAGGGGAACTGGCCGGAGCTGGCATTGTCCAGTTTGAACTGAGCACCGGAAGTGAaggggcagggccagggctgTGCACTGAGCCCCGGGCCATTGTCCACCTACGACCAGGGCAGTAGCCACCCCCCTGGACAGCCCTCTTTATGTGCTATAAGTGGAGGCTACCTTTTCAAATGAGGAGACCCCCTAGTCCGTTCCTGCACCAACCCGGCTAGGAGGAGGGGAGTGCATTTTAGGTCGGCGACTCTGAAACATGGAGGGCCTGGGAATTAAGAGTGTTGGGAGTACAGGAGGAAGTGCCTCTGCCCACCAACCCACCCAGTCCCTCTGGTAGCTGTGGACGGGGATGGGGCGGGGGTAGGGAGAGGAGACAGCTGAGGGCTAGAGAAACACACTTCAAGACTCTTAGAGTTCTTCCTGCTCTCCCAAGGAGCTCTACCTGGGGTCAACTTTAGACACAGATTtagggggaaggaaagaagggttGTTTACACAAAATCAGTTAAGagtactttctcttttctcattgggAGAGATCCAGAAAAACTCTTGAGTCGGAAACTGGGAGGAAGAGACATTCAGTTGTAGTGAGAGGAAGCCCCTCGGTCTAGGACAGATCAGCCCTACCGGTCTCCAGACTCTACCCCGCTCCCCCATCTAGGCTTCCTGGTGTCCAGAACTCCAGGTCTATCTAAGCACACGAGGGTGGGGGGTGAGAGTGGGTCAGCAGCTCCGAGCAGCCGGGTCAGCTCAGTGGCctgagggggaaggaagggggaggggcgctcaagagctgggggagggggagggctcATCCATTTCTCCCTTGACAGGTGGTTTGTGTTTCTGATTGGCCAGTGCTGCCAGGCTCAcacctccctcccccaactcTCTGGAATGTATAATTATCTgcgcggggggtgggggtgatgtGTGAGTGATTGTGGGAGCAGTCACGTGTTTTTAAAACTATCCCCCCATTTCCTCCACCTGTATCTTGGGGACCCCCTACTGTGTCCTTAAAGTACGGGATCCCAAATTTTGGGGTCCCCGACTTCTGGGGCAGACGGTTTTAACCTCCagatgtgtgtgtggagggggtgtCAAACCTCTAGGTTCTGAGAAGGGACACCCCAGAGGTGTCAGAGACCAGAGCGGTGGGGGGAGGGCCGGCGTTAGAGcctgagggaaagggaggggaaaggagagaggggaggggagggggctgccCGCGGGGGGTTGGGTCATTGTCTTTTAGAATTTGGGAGCCTTTGAAAAGCCGTGGGCCCTCCCACCGCTATTGTGCGGGGGAAGATGTAGCTGCCTCTTCTCCGAACCACCCCTTTGCCTCCGGACTTCTCTGGGGCCAGCAGCCGCCTGAGCAGGGGCCAGGGGCCGCGGGCTCAGCCGACGACCATGGGCTCAGTGTCCAACCAGCAGTTTGCAGGTTCGAGCTCGGGAGTTAGCAGGGACACCTTAGGATGCAGGGGCGGCCAGGAGGTACATAGAAAGGAGATGGGGAAGTGACCCTTGGGCTGCCCGTAGGACCCCAAGTCAGTTCGGCCTCCTACGTCGTGGGGCCACCTCTGGAGCAGGGAACCCTGGTGTCCCAGTGGCGTGCGCGCGAAGGCTACGAGGGCGGAGGTAGTGAAGAGGAGGGGCCTATCCGGCAGTGTGTCCCCGGGAAACGTGTTGCGGGAAAAGGAGCAAAACTTTCGGGGCACCACTGGCCTCGGTGTAAGCTTGGGGAACGCGGGAGGCGGCCAAGACAGGTTTCTTCTCGCCGGCTATAGGTAGCAGCCCCTTCCTAGGTGTTCACCCGAGGGTCTGGACGCTTAGGTCTCCCTGGGAGGGTCCTCCAATTCCGTGGCCCCCCAGCTGAGTCGAGGGCCGGGTCCTTGCTATCTCCAGGTGGCTGCGCCAAGGCGGCGGAGGAGGCGCCCGAGGAGGCGCCGGAGGACGCGGCCCGGGCGGCAGACGAGCCGCAGCTTTTACATGGTGCCGGCATCTGTAAGTGGTTCAACGTGCGCATGGGGTTCGGCTTCCTGTCCATGACCGCCCGCGCCGGGGTCGCGCTCGACCCTCCAGTGGACGTCTTTGTGCACCAGGTGAGACTGATTTCGGTAACTTTTCGGGGGAAAGGTCTAGGAGCGTATAACCACGGATGGGCAGCCGGGCTTGGCTGTTGAATTGAGGATCGAGACCTTTATTGAGCGTCCCCGGCTTCCCCTTGTCACCTCAATTCTGAGTTCTTGTTACTTACAACGGGCCGAGCATGGAAGGCAGCACCAATTTTCAGCACCACCGCCCCCTTCCGGGAACCCCTCCGCCTTACCACGTGTCTATTACCTCTTTCCCCTGGGAAGGGGGCAGGGGGCAAGGAGGTGACCCCGTGAGGCCGAAACTAAGGTTGTATTGTGCTTGCTGGTGGGGGAGGGCGAGCAGGCCGGCCAGGGAAGCACATGCAGGGCCCGAGCCGAGCCCTGAGCGCCCATCGCCTTTAACGTCTGAATGGAGCTCAGAGGGCGGGAGAGAGTGAGGGGAACTGGTTACCCGGCCCAAGGGGCATAAAGCCGCGAAGTCACCCATGTCCCCCATTCGAACATTTCACCCAGGTGGTCATCCAAAACTCAGGCCTTGGGGCCTGGGTAGGTTTGGCAGATTCCCCAAAGGATGCATGTGGAGGCCTGAGAGCTCCTCCAGAGTACTTGTTATCTGTAGTTAGGGACAGGAGGCTTTGGTTGTCCAGTTCCTTCTCCCAAGGGAAGCCTAAGGAGCCCAGGCCTCACTTCCATTCTTGGCCCATTGAGGCTGGGAGGGAATTGGGTAGGTCACAATCCCAAGTTCTAAAGCAAGGCAGCTCAGTGGGGGTTGAGATTCAGTGTCGcagggcagggggtggagggaggctggCCTCTGGACCTATTCTCAGTTTGGCATTTATGGCCCCAGACAGCCATTGATTGCTGTCCTAAcattcctgacctcaaacaagGAGCCAGAGACTTAGGTCTCTCTCCTCCCAGGCTTCCCTTTCCTGAATATCCAGAGGCATTCCGGTGGTCCTGGGCTACCATAAAGACCTGAGAAAGGAAGTTGCTTGCTGCCTGCATCCCTTCCACTGGTGGAAGTTTGGACAGGACCTGGAAAGCAGAAGTTGCTAATCTCAGGCCCTGTGGGTTGACACCCAGGCCGGACAGGGAGGGGTTACTTCAGGGAGGTTGGCTTTAGgaggcatgggggaggggaaaggaggatgTGGGGATTAAGGGTTGGAGCCATAGGGATGGCATtctgggggggaggggtggagaaaggagaggCTGGTTGGAGGCAGCAAGGAAGtttctgagccttcagcaaggaAGTTGAGTGGGGTGAACAGGAGACAGAGAGGATGCAGGGAGGTGAGGACCCTCCAGCTACTGTTGGGACCATGGGCTAACTGGGCTACTTGAGCATCTGCCTGAAGGATCTGAGCGGGATGCTTAACTATCCCCTGCAACACCCTGTTTCACCCCCCCCCATTAAAGTTTCTGACTTAGCTTCACCCCCCTCATTTACATATGTAAATGATAACCCACAGGAAGTAATTGTGGGAGAAAGAAGGGAATTGGCCTCTTTAGATCTATTAAATCACTTTATTACAGGAACCAGCTTTGAATGGCCCTCCTCAGCAGGGTGGCGAGCCTTTCCCACTCTCTCATTTATCTGATCACAAAGAGATTAAAATCTTTCCTGGTCTGGAGACTGGACTCCCTAACTTTAGGAGACTGGAATAAAAAAGTCAGATCCAacattttctcctctcctctccaaagGCTGAGGGGAAAGATCCTCTCATCTTCTGGGGATCCCTGGTGATATATCAAGGAGGGTTTTTCTGAACAAATGGGAATTTGTGCTTCAGCAGGCTCAGTCTTAGGATCCAAAGCAATTGGAAAATGATTGGATGGTATGAGGAAAGCAGGCTAGGGCAGTGGATCCCACAGACTAGCTTGGACATACTTTGGACTTTCAGGTTCTTGGAATGTCCAGGGACCCACAGTTAAATAAGTTATCAGAAAGGAGCTGagctgaaatagaaaaaagaatctgTCTCGCTAATCCCCAGCTCTCCCAACTCTAGTCAAAGAGCACAATAACAGATGGGAATTCCTGAGTCTTTATCTAGTAGCTCTGTCTTTTTGATAGGATACTGGTCCTAAAACTCCCACCTTGGCAGTAAGTTGGACTAGTGATTCCAGCCCCTGCACTTGAGAAAGTTAAAATAACTCTCTGGAAATCTAATGGTAAAGGAATTTAGTAGACAATCCCTAAGAACAGGTTTCTAGGAGAGGAAAGTGTTCCTGAAGCAGAGAGTAGGTAAGAAATCTTTAACAAAACTTCCCATTCTTTGGCTGCTGGGTTAGGCACCCTGGGGTTAGGGTGGGCTGGTAAGAAGGGCAGTTGTCCCAAGATAGCATCTGCCAGTGCAGTGGCTGGGACAGGGAGCCCTTTTCTAagtaaagagaaaagggaaaaagcaattcaggaacattttctttttccttccaagTTTGGGTTATTAGGGTCCCAATACCCTGTTAATTACAGTTCTTAAGCTCCTGAATACTATTATGTTTCCCCAGGAATGGATGAGTGGGGGAAGAACCCCACCTTTAACCAAAAATCTCCAACAACAACGAAAACAAATAAATCccccaaaacataaaacaaagagACTTCTATAACAATTCTTTTACCTAGCCACGAAACCTCTGCCTGTCTCTAGGGttagggaaatttaaaaatcataatgaggccaggcctggtggctcacacctgtaatcctagcactctgggaggccaaggccagtggattgcttaagctcaggagttccagatcagcctgagcaagagtgagaccctgtcactactacaaatagaaaaaccagctgtgtgttgtggagggtgcctgtagtcccagttacttgggaggctgaggcaagaggatctcttgagttttgaggatgctgtgagctatgacaccatggcactctaccaatgacaacaaagtgagactctgtctcaataaataaataataaaaatcataatggCCCATGGCAAGTTCTTAAGTCAGGAGTTTTCACCGTTGACATATTTTTGGTTGTACAGCAATCCCCCAGAAGCCAGCTGCATCCCTCCGTTGTAACAACCCAGTATGTCCCGTGGGTCCCCCAGCTTGAGAAACATAGTTATATAGGGAAAGCTAGGGTAAGAAAGAGCTTAACTGTCAACTGTTTTCCTAAGATTCACCTAGAATTTTAAAACCCTATGGCCATTTTAAGAGTTGCAGCTTAACTAATGTTTCTTGTGACTCAATTTTCAAGCTCCCAAACTTGTAGAaatttggaaatgagaaaaatgtccTGCTTTCCCCAGAGATCCTCAGATATGTTTAAAATGGCTTTCTGGGTTAAACTACTACATCAGAAGACTCGGAGGCAAAAAAGCCCAAATTTGACCAAGAAACCAAGTTGAGTTaggagaaaatttttttattttaatttttttttgagacagagtctcactatgttgccctcagagtgctgtagtgtcacagctcatagcaacctcaaactcttgggcttaagtgcttctcttgcctcagtctcccaagtagctgggactacaggcgctgaccacaacgcccagctatttttttgttattgttgtagttgtcattgttgttttagttggccccagctgggttcgaacctgccagcctcagtgtatgtggccagcaccctaaccactgagctatgggcactgagaaaaattttaaatacagagaCAGAAACTGCTGAAATTGCCTTGAAGCCATGTGGCCCCACTTCTGAAATGGATGGAGTGAGGAGGGGGTGACAAGAGAAACCTGGTGGTCTAGGTTagttctgttgggtttgggggcTGGGGAATACATGGCTACTTCTCTAGCTGGTTTACAATGTTGTAAACATTGCACATTACAAACGTTGCACCTCTGATTACTCTTTTCATGTCTGTTTATTGGTGTACTTGTCTTATACCTTCCTAACTAACCTTTGAAGGGAAGAACTTGTTAAAAGTCTTGTTAGTTTTCTACTATGCACCTAGTAGGCTAAAAGAATGAATGTGCAAAAGTAAGGGCATCTTGAGGACCTTGATGAATCAGGAGTACAC contains:
- the LIN28A gene encoding protein lin-28 homolog A, which gives rise to MGSVSNQQFAGPQVSSASYVVGPPLEQGTLVSQWRAREGYEGGGSEEEGPIRQCVPGKRVAGKGAKLSGHHWPRCGCAKAAEEAPEEAPEDAARAADEPQLLHGAGICKWFNVRMGFGFLSMTARAGVALDPPVDVFVHQSKLHMEGFRSLKEGEAVEFTFKKSAKGLESIRVTGPGGVFCIGSERRPKGKNMQKRRSKGDRCYNCGGLDHHAKECKLPPQPKKCHFCQSISHMVASCPLKAQQAPSAQAKPAYFREEEEEIHSPALLREAQN